From one Gemmatimonadota bacterium genomic stretch:
- a CDS encoding FemAB family XrtA/PEP-CTERM system-associated protein: protein MTGSEGKGLSGRTLTVREFDGEAAHWDDYVRRAPAASFCHLAGWREVIRDVLGHEHAYLVASQESGEWEGILPLFHVQSALFGNYLLSMPFLNYGGAVGTDEARRVLGERAVEIARSTGVKLLELRNRATPSAPPLKRFDRKITVVLDLPEDPAELWEKGIRSKVRSQIRRPQKEGMTARFGPGERAPFYRIFAENMRDLGTPVLPARFFERVADIFPGIVEFGCVYKGATAVAAGCGFAWQGEFEITWASSIRKYNAMAPNMLLYWTFMEEMIGRGNRAFNFGRCTPGGGTHRFKSQWGGRDEPLPWGQWSPTEVSETPNPDRPLFQLATRVWSRLPLAIANRIGPLLARRLP, encoded by the coding sequence ATGACGGGGAGTGAGGGGAAGGGACTGTCGGGGCGGACACTGACCGTCCGGGAATTCGACGGGGAGGCGGCCCACTGGGACGACTACGTTCGCCGCGCTCCGGCGGCCAGTTTCTGTCATTTGGCCGGGTGGAGGGAAGTTATTCGGGACGTGCTCGGTCACGAGCACGCCTACCTCGTCGCATCGCAGGAGAGTGGCGAGTGGGAGGGAATTCTCCCCCTCTTCCACGTGCAGAGCGCACTCTTCGGAAACTACCTCCTTTCCATGCCCTTCCTGAACTATGGAGGTGCCGTCGGCACCGATGAGGCACGGCGGGTCCTTGGGGAGCGCGCGGTGGAGATCGCCCGCTCCACGGGGGTGAAGCTCCTCGAGTTGCGGAACCGTGCAACCCCTTCGGCACCCCCGCTCAAGCGATTCGACCGGAAGATCACGGTCGTGCTCGACCTTCCGGAGGATCCGGCGGAGCTCTGGGAGAAGGGGATTCGATCGAAGGTGCGGAGTCAGATTCGCCGTCCGCAGAAGGAGGGAATGACCGCTCGATTCGGCCCGGGCGAGAGAGCGCCCTTTTATCGGATATTCGCCGAGAACATGCGAGACCTCGGCACGCCGGTCCTTCCCGCCCGTTTCTTCGAAAGGGTGGCGGACATCTTTCCCGGCATCGTGGAATTCGGCTGCGTGTACAAGGGCGCCACCGCGGTCGCCGCGGGATGCGGCTTCGCCTGGCAAGGGGAATTCGAGATCACCTGGGCCTCTTCCATTCGGAAGTACAACGCGATGGCGCCCAACATGCTGCTCTATTGGACTTTCATGGAAGAGATGATCGGCCGTGGAAACCGCGCGTTCAATTTCGGGCGATGTACGCCAGGAGGGGGGACACATCGGTTCAAGAGCCAGTGGGGCGGGCGAGATGAGCCGCTCCCCTGGGGGCAGTGGTCCCCGACCGAGGTGTCCGAGACACCGAATCCGGATCGCCCCCTATTCCAGCTCGCGACGCGAGTCTGGAGCCGGCTGCCCCTGGCGATCGCCAACCGCATCGGTCCCCTTCTCGCGCGTCGGCTTCCGTGA
- a CDS encoding glycosyltransferase family 4 protein: protein MRPLRICVVAACPVPYPRGTPIRVTRLSEAVARLGHEVDLVTYATSEGTMDPAVRIHRIRDVPGIRVGRPGPSVGKLAVLDPLLALRFRRLLREHSFDVIHAHHYEGLLIASLVRDRKIPLIYDAHTVLETELPTYARWIPTAAVRAVGAVLDRRLPSRANFIVAVSEPLRDHLVARRAAPPERVRVIGNGVELGTFPVLQAAPNPPSDGGTIVYAGNLAPYQGIPHLLEGFRTVLERRPLASLRIITTSSFEPFERMARELRVRHRIEIEGATIESLGAALGRAHVAVNPRPKCEGVPQKNLNYMAAGIPLVAFTDSLHPARDGETGRGVRPVSGKALGQVILELLERPEERRRLAASARAALDPDYTWSGQAGRLVQLYEELSPRAAG, encoded by the coding sequence ATGCGCCCTCTCCGCATCTGCGTCGTCGCGGCCTGTCCCGTGCCTTACCCCCGCGGAACCCCGATTCGCGTCACCCGACTTTCCGAGGCGGTGGCTCGGCTCGGCCACGAAGTTGATCTCGTCACCTATGCCACCAGCGAGGGGACCATGGACCCCGCGGTCCGAATCCATCGAATCCGCGACGTCCCCGGGATCCGGGTCGGGCGCCCGGGTCCCAGCGTGGGGAAGCTTGCGGTCCTGGACCCCCTCCTCGCGCTTCGTTTCCGGCGGCTCCTCCGTGAGCACTCCTTCGATGTGATCCACGCGCACCACTATGAGGGGCTCCTGATCGCAAGCCTGGTGAGAGATCGGAAGATCCCCCTCATCTACGACGCACACACGGTCCTCGAGACAGAGCTTCCGACGTACGCCCGATGGATTCCCACAGCGGCCGTCCGCGCGGTCGGCGCGGTCCTGGACCGCCGCCTCCCCTCCCGTGCGAACTTCATCGTCGCCGTATCGGAGCCCCTCCGAGATCACCTGGTCGCGCGACGTGCGGCGCCCCCGGAGCGGGTCAGGGTCATCGGAAATGGGGTGGAGTTGGGGACGTTTCCCGTCCTTCAGGCTGCGCCTAATCCGCCGTCGGACGGGGGCACGATCGTCTACGCAGGGAATCTCGCGCCCTATCAGGGGATCCCCCACCTGCTCGAAGGCTTCCGAACCGTTCTCGAACGCCGCCCTCTCGCCAGCCTGCGGATCATCACGACCTCCTCCTTCGAACCTTTCGAGCGGATGGCCCGAGAGCTCAGGGTGCGCCACCGGATCGAGATCGAGGGCGCCACCATCGAATCGCTGGGGGCGGCCCTCGGCCGCGCACACGTCGCGGTAAACCCACGGCCGAAGTGCGAAGGGGTTCCCCAGAAGAATCTCAACTACATGGCCGCAGGGATTCCGCTGGTGGCCTTCACGGACTCGCTCCACCCGGCCCGCGACGGCGAAACCGGGCGGGGAGTCCGCCCCGTCTCGGGAAAGGCGTTGGGACAGGTGATCCTCGAGCTCCTCGAGCGCCCTGAAGAACGAAGGCGTCTCGCCGCATCCGCGAGAGCCGCCCTCGACCCCGATTACACTTGGAGCGGACAAGCGGGGCGCCTCGTTCAGCTCTACGAAGAACTCTCCCCCCGTGCCGCCGGCTGA
- a CDS encoding glycosyltransferase family 2 protein: MPSPDIERSPRPAVCVVNYNGATYLPRTLGRILELRDQFDTVLLVDDASTDASVEVARQHLTDDGVIVLPKNAGPGGARNAGFVALKADRVLFLDNDVFLGSDTVRILSEALDEAPKAVMALPRIVSDDEPDTVEYEGGEAHFSGLVTLRGAGKSRSGSPAGPPVRVGSMIACCFLFDRRRWGQEPLFDPLFPMYLEDHEFGLRTNLMGHDVLTVSAAECGHGKGTPGISIRATGGHTAIRVRQTILNRWQLMAKLYQGRTFLLMAPTFLLFEISQFLGCLVLGWGGHWMWAAGTFVRRTPELLKRRKGFRASRARSDTEVLTSGPHPLNAALARRPFARLAFAVLDRLGHVNWRLATFALARSRRS; this comes from the coding sequence ATGCCTTCCCCGGACATCGAACGTTCTCCCCGCCCCGCGGTCTGTGTGGTGAATTACAATGGGGCTACGTACCTGCCGCGGACCCTCGGCAGGATCCTGGAGCTCCGTGACCAGTTCGACACGGTTCTTCTCGTGGACGACGCCTCCACCGACGCGAGCGTCGAGGTCGCCCGCCAACATCTGACCGACGACGGCGTAATCGTCCTCCCGAAGAACGCGGGTCCGGGAGGGGCGCGAAATGCCGGTTTCGTGGCCTTGAAGGCCGACCGAGTCCTCTTTCTCGACAACGACGTCTTCCTCGGGTCCGATACCGTGCGGATCCTCTCCGAGGCTCTCGACGAAGCTCCAAAGGCCGTCATGGCGCTTCCGCGAATCGTCTCCGACGATGAGCCGGATACTGTCGAATACGAAGGCGGCGAAGCCCATTTTTCGGGTCTGGTTACGTTGCGGGGCGCGGGGAAATCTCGAAGCGGGAGTCCCGCCGGTCCGCCCGTGCGGGTCGGCTCGATGATCGCCTGTTGCTTCCTCTTCGACCGGCGCAGGTGGGGCCAGGAGCCCCTCTTCGATCCCCTCTTCCCGATGTATCTCGAGGATCATGAATTTGGTCTCCGCACGAATCTCATGGGCCATGACGTGCTCACCGTATCCGCTGCGGAATGCGGACATGGAAAAGGAACGCCCGGCATTTCGATTCGGGCCACCGGCGGCCACACTGCCATCCGGGTCCGGCAGACGATTTTGAACCGCTGGCAGCTGATGGCAAAACTCTATCAGGGACGCACGTTCCTTCTGATGGCACCCACCTTCTTGTTGTTCGAGATAAGCCAGTTCCTCGGCTGCCTCGTTCTCGGATGGGGTGGTCACTGGATGTGGGCCGCGGGCACCTTCGTGAGGAGGACGCCGGAGCTCCTGAAGCGGCGAAAAGGTTTTCGCGCATCGCGCGCGCGAAGCGACACGGAGGTTCTCACCTCCGGGCCCCATCCGCTGAACGCCGCGCTCGCCCGGCGACCGTTCGCGCGCCTCGCGTTTGCGGTGCTGGACCGCCTTGGGCACGTCAACTGGCGGCTGGCGACCTTTGCCCTCGCCCGGTCGCGGAGATCCTGA
- a CDS encoding XrtA system polysaccharide deacetylase — MQHHFTVDVEEYFHSTALEPWVPRSMWPDLPRRSAPVVRRLLELLDENGARGTFFILGWLAERESEMVKEIAAGGHEIASHGWNHLVTTGLTPEAFREEARRTKGILENLTASAVIGYRAPSFSIVPGCEWALDVLLEEGYRYDSSLFPVRVHPSYGYPCDPDPHRMERLSGTLVEVPPATLRVLGANLPAGGGAYFRFFPYGVLKAALKSAESRGASGTFYIHPWELDDGLPRHGIPWRQRLRTRGRSADLWSRVQRLLRDYKFKRVAETVDALLHDGTRPPAPSSPSAQEA, encoded by the coding sequence ATGCAACATCACTTCACCGTAGACGTCGAGGAGTACTTTCACTCGACCGCACTCGAGCCCTGGGTTCCGCGGTCCATGTGGCCCGACCTCCCGCGGCGCTCCGCCCCAGTGGTGCGGCGGCTCCTCGAGTTGTTGGACGAAAACGGCGCACGTGGGACCTTCTTCATCCTCGGGTGGCTTGCGGAGAGGGAGTCGGAGATGGTGAAGGAAATCGCCGCCGGCGGGCACGAGATCGCTTCGCACGGATGGAACCACCTCGTCACGACGGGCCTCACCCCCGAGGCCTTCCGGGAGGAAGCTCGGAGAACCAAGGGTATCCTGGAGAATCTGACGGCATCCGCGGTGATCGGGTACCGGGCCCCGAGCTTTTCCATCGTTCCAGGTTGCGAATGGGCTCTGGACGTCCTGCTGGAGGAGGGGTACCGATACGATTCCAGCCTCTTCCCGGTCCGCGTGCATCCGTCCTACGGCTATCCGTGTGACCCGGACCCCCATAGGATGGAACGACTTTCCGGGACCCTGGTGGAGGTACCGCCGGCAACCCTCCGGGTCCTCGGTGCAAACCTTCCCGCGGGGGGCGGCGCCTACTTCCGGTTCTTCCCTTATGGAGTCCTGAAGGCGGCGCTGAAAAGTGCAGAGTCGAGGGGAGCCTCGGGGACCTTCTACATCCATCCCTGGGAGTTGGACGATGGGCTCCCCCGGCACGGGATCCCGTGGCGCCAGAGGCTTCGGACTCGCGGGCGTTCCGCTGACCTCTGGTCCAGGGTTCAGCGCCTCCTCCGGGACTACAAATTCAAGCGAGTCGCCGAGACGGTGGATGCGCTCCTTCACGATGGGACGCGGCCACCCGCACCGTCCTCACCGAGCGCCCAAGAGGCATGA
- a CDS encoding DegT/DnrJ/EryC1/StrS family aminotransferase gives MTLPIPPAHSPVRGSEIIGAALAVASASRKEAEGALERALALRFHAMEVATCGSGTQALQLALTIAASARPRGSNPAVALPAYACFDLASAAIGSDSPVIFYDLDPVTLGPDLASVEAALARGAGVLVAAPLFGLPVAWEPLEILAHEHGVVLVEDAAQGGGGSWAGRLIGELGALSVLSFGRGKGWTGGGGGALLARGEMAGRLRHAKGARGAVSGWGGRAAVTTTAQWILGRPGLYAIPAAIPGLALGETMYHPPVPVRKMTKFSLQLARRTAESSATEAASRRACAFDLEARIAEVPGVSRVRPASGGEPGYLRLPVLVEGGSRALRDPGTARALGIMPGYPLALPELPALKGCILEPTSEMPVARRLAAELLTLPTHRFVTPKIAERIASALGGRKGDPPAHGFERPS, from the coding sequence GTGACCCTCCCGATTCCGCCCGCGCATTCGCCGGTCCGGGGCAGTGAGATCATCGGGGCCGCGCTCGCTGTAGCATCCGCCTCCCGGAAGGAAGCTGAAGGGGCGCTCGAGAGGGCGCTGGCCCTTCGGTTCCACGCAATGGAAGTGGCAACCTGCGGAAGCGGGACTCAGGCGCTTCAACTCGCCCTGACCATCGCCGCGTCCGCCCGCCCACGCGGTTCGAATCCCGCCGTGGCGCTCCCGGCCTACGCCTGCTTCGATCTGGCGAGCGCGGCGATCGGAAGCGATTCCCCGGTCATCTTTTACGACCTCGATCCCGTGACGCTTGGTCCGGACCTCGCGAGTGTCGAAGCGGCCCTCGCTCGCGGAGCAGGGGTCCTCGTGGCGGCGCCCCTCTTCGGCCTTCCCGTCGCATGGGAGCCCCTGGAGATCTTGGCGCACGAGCACGGAGTCGTGCTCGTCGAGGACGCGGCGCAGGGAGGAGGCGGGAGCTGGGCAGGCCGTCTGATCGGTGAGCTAGGTGCGCTCAGCGTCCTCAGCTTCGGCCGGGGGAAGGGATGGACCGGAGGGGGAGGAGGCGCGCTCCTCGCTCGCGGGGAGATGGCAGGTCGGCTTCGCCACGCGAAGGGCGCGCGGGGTGCCGTGTCGGGGTGGGGTGGACGCGCGGCTGTAACAACGACCGCTCAGTGGATCCTCGGGCGTCCGGGGCTCTATGCGATCCCAGCGGCGATTCCCGGCCTCGCGCTGGGCGAAACGATGTATCACCCGCCGGTTCCAGTGAGGAAGATGACGAAGTTCTCCCTCCAGCTGGCCCGCCGCACGGCCGAATCATCCGCCACCGAGGCGGCCTCGCGCCGGGCCTGCGCGTTCGACCTGGAGGCCAGAATCGCGGAGGTGCCGGGGGTGTCTCGGGTCCGGCCCGCTTCGGGAGGGGAGCCCGGGTATCTGAGGCTTCCCGTTCTCGTCGAGGGGGGGAGCAGGGCCTTGCGAGACCCCGGGACGGCTCGCGCGCTCGGAATCATGCCTGGGTATCCCTTAGCGCTCCCGGAACTTCCCGCCCTGAAGGGCTGCATCCTCGAACCGACTTCCGAGATGCCGGTGGCCCGGCGACTGGCGGCGGAGCTTCTGACCCTGCCCACGCATCGCTTCGTCACGCCCAAGATCGCGGAGCGAATCGCGTCAGCCCTCGGGGGACGAAAGGGCGACCCACCCGCCCACGGCTTCGAGAGGCCCTCCTAG
- a CDS encoding GMC family oxidoreductase, translating into MIADARRFETGTTHEFDICIVGGGAAGISLALGLEGRGKRVAVLESGGFGYDGPTQELYEGEVSGDPYPPLRDTRMAGLGGSTAVWAGWCRPLDPLDFAARTWVPAGGWPFGLDELLPHYQEAHGVLGLGPYDYDAERWALRSGLAPLPLPGGEFPAALFQVSPVHFGTTYRETLERSRTIHVLLHAIALRLHVGASGDVIESASAAALGGTRVEVRAKTFVLAAGGIENPRLLLLSGDSPERSPGNARGRVGRCFTEHAFLYPGHFVPEGRGVEMDFYFPWRGAEMPPSSFVRGGFALSPEVQQREALLNIAVTFRPAYEAHPVFASGGVQAMLELWEKARGRGIPGGTVTHAKRVLRSPGAAAVALWRRLTIHGRRAGRWPLKLLAECESRPENRVVLSSRRDAFDRPLPRVEWRLGDLDVRSMRQACARFESSVRTAGLGRIEWGIRGETDAWRAAVVPAKHHMGTTRMHVDPAQGVVDQDCRVHGLHNLYLTGSSVFPTVGYANPTLTVVALARRLAVRLRDLS; encoded by the coding sequence ATGATCGCGGATGCGCGGCGGTTCGAGACCGGCACCACGCACGAATTCGACATCTGTATCGTCGGCGGCGGCGCCGCCGGGATCAGTCTCGCGCTCGGCCTCGAGGGTCGCGGAAAGCGAGTCGCGGTCCTCGAATCCGGCGGGTTCGGCTATGACGGGCCGACCCAGGAGCTGTACGAAGGCGAAGTGAGTGGAGACCCCTATCCACCGCTCCGAGACACCCGCATGGCCGGACTCGGGGGCTCCACCGCAGTCTGGGCCGGTTGGTGCCGCCCACTGGACCCACTCGACTTCGCGGCGCGCACCTGGGTTCCGGCCGGGGGCTGGCCCTTCGGCCTGGACGAACTGCTCCCGCACTACCAGGAAGCCCACGGAGTCCTGGGATTGGGACCATACGACTACGACGCGGAGCGGTGGGCGCTACGCTCTGGGCTGGCGCCCCTCCCGCTCCCGGGCGGCGAGTTTCCTGCCGCGCTATTTCAGGTGAGCCCGGTCCACTTCGGGACGACGTACCGGGAGACGCTCGAGCGTTCGCGTACGATCCATGTCCTTCTCCATGCGATCGCGCTCCGCCTGCATGTGGGCGCGAGCGGTGATGTGATCGAGTCGGCGTCAGCGGCCGCGTTGGGAGGGACACGAGTCGAGGTGAGGGCGAAGACTTTCGTGCTCGCCGCAGGAGGAATCGAGAACCCCCGCCTCCTTCTCCTCTCCGGCGATTCTCCGGAGAGGAGCCCGGGAAACGCCCGCGGGCGGGTAGGCCGATGTTTCACCGAGCATGCCTTCCTCTACCCGGGACATTTCGTCCCAGAGGGAAGGGGAGTGGAGATGGACTTCTACTTCCCCTGGAGAGGCGCGGAGATGCCTCCGAGCTCTTTTGTCCGCGGTGGGTTCGCGCTGTCGCCGGAAGTCCAGCAGAGAGAAGCCCTTCTCAACATCGCGGTGACTTTTCGGCCGGCGTACGAAGCTCACCCCGTCTTTGCTTCCGGGGGTGTCCAGGCAATGCTCGAGCTCTGGGAAAAGGCGCGAGGAAGAGGGATTCCGGGCGGAACGGTCACGCATGCCAAGAGGGTCCTGCGATCCCCGGGTGCCGCGGCGGTCGCACTCTGGCGGCGGCTCACGATTCACGGGAGACGAGCCGGCCGATGGCCCCTCAAGCTCCTCGCCGAATGCGAGTCCCGTCCGGAGAATCGGGTGGTCCTCTCCAGCCGTCGGGACGCCTTCGACCGACCCCTCCCCCGGGTCGAATGGAGGTTGGGCGACCTGGACGTGAGGAGCATGCGCCAGGCCTGTGCTCGGTTCGAGAGCTCGGTGAGGACGGCGGGGCTCGGACGGATCGAGTGGGGCATCCGGGGCGAGACCGATGCTTGGCGCGCCGCCGTCGTGCCCGCGAAGCACCACATGGGAACTACTCGAATGCACGTGGATCCGGCCCAGGGAGTCGTTGACCAAGACTGCCGCGTCCATGGCCTCCACAATCTTTACCTGACCGGAAGCTCGGTCTTTCCGACCGTGGGGTACGCGAATCCCACGCTCACCGTCGTTGCACTCGCACGCCGGCTCGCGGTCCGCCTGCGGGACCTTTCTTAG
- a CDS encoding ATP-grasp domain-containing protein, with the protein MHSALVTDGNERAALATTRALGSAGFRVFVASPTGRSLAGASRFSAGDFRVPDPLEDPDAFLAGLAASLESSGATILLPISEASLRAVLPARERFGPTTIPFPAAPLFDAVSDKARVAERAREIGVATPTIEVAEDAEGLSALAERAGMSFPLVLKPTRSVVEGSSGRLRTTVSYVRSPAELRELAPQLSSATFPILVQRRVVGPGVGVFLLMHKGEVLARLAHRRLREKPPSGGVSVLRESVRVTEPLFSASAELLRSFGWEGVAMVEYKLDRDSGEYHLMEINGRLWGSLQLAIDAGVDFPTLLVRCASGEAVAASLDYRIGVRTRWMLGDLDHLLARLMRTRERLGLPPGAPGRIGASLAFLRGFFPPIRDEVFRINDPAPAFREAAGWLRDSFRLLGS; encoded by the coding sequence ATGCACTCCGCCCTCGTGACCGACGGAAACGAGCGAGCCGCGCTCGCCACGACTCGGGCCCTGGGAAGCGCCGGGTTCCGGGTCTTCGTGGCATCCCCCACTGGCCGGTCACTCGCCGGCGCCTCCCGCTTCTCGGCGGGCGACTTTCGGGTCCCCGATCCTCTTGAGGACCCGGACGCCTTCCTGGCGGGGCTCGCGGCATCCCTGGAGAGCTCCGGGGCGACCATCCTCTTACCGATTTCGGAGGCTTCGCTCCGGGCCGTCCTCCCCGCCAGAGAGCGGTTCGGGCCCACGACGATCCCCTTCCCCGCCGCACCGCTCTTCGACGCCGTCTCCGACAAGGCGAGGGTCGCCGAGCGCGCGCGGGAGATCGGGGTCGCCACCCCTACGATCGAGGTGGCCGAAGACGCGGAAGGGCTTTCTGCGCTCGCCGAAAGGGCGGGAATGTCCTTCCCTCTGGTCCTCAAGCCCACCCGGTCCGTCGTCGAGGGGTCCTCGGGGCGGCTCAGGACCACGGTCTCGTACGTTCGGAGCCCGGCCGAGCTCCGCGAGCTCGCTCCCCAACTCTCCTCGGCCACCTTTCCCATCCTCGTGCAGCGACGCGTCGTGGGCCCCGGGGTCGGCGTCTTTCTTCTCATGCACAAGGGCGAAGTGCTGGCGCGCCTCGCACATCGTCGCCTTCGGGAGAAGCCGCCTTCCGGAGGCGTGAGCGTCCTCAGGGAAAGCGTGCGTGTAACAGAGCCCCTCTTCTCGGCCTCGGCGGAACTGCTCCGCTCGTTCGGCTGGGAGGGTGTCGCGATGGTCGAATACAAGCTGGACCGCGACTCCGGAGAATACCATCTCATGGAGATCAATGGGCGGCTATGGGGATCGCTCCAGCTCGCCATCGACGCCGGAGTCGACTTTCCGACCCTGCTCGTGCGATGTGCCTCGGGAGAGGCTGTGGCGGCATCGCTCGACTATCGGATTGGGGTGCGGACCCGATGGATGCTCGGCGACCTGGATCACCTCCTGGCCCGCCTGATGCGGACGCGCGAAAGGCTCGGGCTCCCTCCCGGCGCCCCGGGGCGGATTGGCGCTTCGCTCGCCTTTCTCAGGGGCTTTTTTCCACCGATTCGAGACGAAGTCTTCCGGATCAACGACCCGGCGCCGGCCTTTCGGGAAGCCGCGGGTTGGCTCCGGGATTCCTTCCGCCTCCTCGGATCCTAG
- a CDS encoding FAD-dependent oxidoreductase, whose protein sequence is MTTREAPSRGMIHRDPTATERERFDLIIIGGGVYGISLALESAARGLRPLLLERGDFGEETSAATLRILHGGLRYLQSLDLIRFRESVRERRWWIRTFPTLVAPLPCLLPLYGDGPRRRVIVAPALLLNDLLSADRNRGVAPELVLPPSRTLGRNETIDLFPSVRAEGLEGAALWYDASMESPHRLLVEMLRWAALEGAVALNYLEATELLREGDRIAGVRGLDRLHGTELGFRAPLVVNAAGSSTPRVAQLAGAADAALFRPSLAFNVLLRRSPPSKFAVGVHAPDGSAQTYFLRPHGKFTFAGTGHVPWHERSEPPTRTPDSMIATFLEEIRRAVPSFDVTPADVVREFRGLLPAAKEGTSVLARRPVIRDHSRNGGPTGLYSVAGVKFTTAPGVARLVLDRAFGPAPTRREEFLAHPPAFPARMTPKLFGRLREGSPERAAAYLRSTVSEESVAFEEDLVLGRLDWGLDLEDAESASLDLAGLPGAPALPRRTTSLP, encoded by the coding sequence ATGACGACTCGAGAGGCGCCCTCCCGGGGGATGATCCACCGCGATCCGACCGCCACCGAGCGCGAGCGCTTCGACCTGATCATCATTGGCGGCGGCGTCTACGGGATTTCGCTCGCGCTCGAAAGCGCCGCACGTGGCCTTCGTCCTCTCCTCCTCGAGCGGGGAGACTTTGGCGAGGAGACGAGCGCGGCTACGCTCCGCATCCTCCATGGGGGGCTCCGGTACCTCCAATCGCTGGATCTCATTCGATTCCGGGAGTCCGTGAGGGAGCGCCGATGGTGGATCCGGACTTTCCCCACTCTCGTCGCTCCCCTTCCCTGCCTCCTCCCCCTCTATGGCGACGGTCCCCGGCGGCGGGTGATCGTCGCTCCGGCACTCCTTCTGAACGACCTTCTCTCCGCCGATCGGAATCGCGGCGTCGCCCCGGAGCTCGTTCTCCCCCCCTCCCGGACCCTCGGTCGCAACGAGACGATCGACCTCTTTCCATCGGTCCGCGCGGAAGGGCTCGAGGGCGCCGCCCTCTGGTACGATGCCTCCATGGAGAGCCCTCACCGCCTCCTGGTGGAAATGCTTCGGTGGGCCGCCCTCGAAGGGGCAGTCGCCCTCAACTACTTGGAAGCCACCGAGCTCCTCCGCGAAGGTGACCGGATTGCCGGTGTGCGAGGGCTCGACCGCCTGCACGGCACGGAGCTCGGATTCCGAGCCCCTCTCGTAGTGAACGCCGCCGGCTCCTCGACCCCTCGGGTCGCGCAGCTCGCAGGGGCCGCGGACGCGGCGCTTTTCCGGCCGTCCCTGGCCTTCAACGTCCTCCTCCGCCGATCGCCCCCCTCCAAGTTCGCGGTCGGTGTTCATGCTCCGGATGGCTCGGCCCAAACCTACTTCCTCCGGCCCCACGGAAAATTCACCTTCGCCGGAACGGGACACGTGCCATGGCATGAACGGTCGGAGCCCCCCACGCGGACACCAGACTCCATGATCGCTACGTTCCTGGAGGAAATCCGACGTGCGGTTCCCTCGTTCGACGTCACACCCGCCGATGTCGTGCGGGAGTTCCGCGGGCTTCTTCCGGCGGCGAAAGAAGGAACTTCCGTCCTTGCCCGCCGCCCGGTGATCCGGGATCACTCCAGGAACGGTGGCCCGACCGGCCTCTATTCCGTGGCGGGAGTGAAATTCACGACTGCCCCGGGGGTGGCGCGCCTAGTCCTCGACCGCGCCTTCGGTCCGGCCCCAACTCGTCGCGAGGAGTTCCTGGCTCACCCGCCCGCGTTTCCGGCACGTATGACCCCCAAGCTTTTCGGGCGGCTCCGTGAAGGGTCACCCGAGCGGGCCGCGGCCTACCTGCGCTCGACGGTCTCCGAAGAGAGTGTCGCGTTCGAGGAAGATCTGGTGCTCGGCAGGCTCGACTGGGGTCTCGACCTCGAAGATGCGGAAAGCGCGAGCCTGGATCTTGCGGGTCTTCCCGGCGCGCCCGCCCTACCTCGACGCACCACGTCACTACCCTAA
- a CDS encoding glycosyltransferase family 2 protein: protein MSSVPELSVVIPVLNEEENVLPLIDRVRAALGVATEWELVLVNDGSTDRTAELVANSAAEDPRIRLVTLARRYGQSTAMQAGFDHARGRILVTMDGDLQNDPLDIPVLVAELEKGWDLVAGYRERRQDLLVRRKIPSWIANRIIAGITGVKIRDNGCSLKAYRRELLERVHLYSDMHRFIPALAAGMAGARISEMPVRHHPRIAGESKYGLSRVGKVLVDLLTVKMIRSFRMNPARLFGGGALAAALIGVVTAGLALRAYGAFDAEIAGSVIFAGVTLLWFSLGVFLFMLGLVAQVAVSTKQRAGRDPGPLLHEVHT from the coding sequence ATGAGCTCCGTCCCCGAACTCTCCGTCGTGATCCCGGTCCTCAACGAGGAGGAAAACGTCCTCCCGCTGATCGATCGCGTAAGAGCGGCGCTCGGGGTGGCGACTGAGTGGGAGCTGGTGCTGGTGAACGACGGGAGCACCGACCGGACCGCCGAGCTCGTCGCTAATTCGGCCGCGGAGGATCCCCGAATCCGGCTCGTGACGCTCGCGCGCCGCTACGGGCAGTCCACCGCCATGCAGGCGGGCTTCGATCACGCACGCGGCCGGATCTTGGTCACGATGGACGGCGATCTCCAGAACGATCCGCTCGATATCCCGGTCCTCGTGGCGGAGCTCGAGAAGGGGTGGGATCTCGTCGCGGGATACCGGGAACGGCGTCAGGATCTCCTCGTTCGCAGAAAGATCCCCTCCTGGATCGCGAACCGAATCATCGCCGGGATCACAGGTGTGAAAATCCGCGACAACGGATGCTCGCTCAAGGCGTACAGGCGGGAGTTGTTGGAGCGCGTACACCTCTATTCGGACATGCATCGCTTCATCCCGGCTCTCGCGGCAGGGATGGCCGGTGCCCGGATCTCCGAGATGCCGGTTCGCCACCACCCCCGAATCGCGGGCGAAAGCAAGTACGGCCTCTCGCGGGTGGGAAAAGTTCTCGTGGACCTGCTCACCGTAAAGATGATTCGCTCCTTTCGCATGAATCCCGCCCGCCTGTTCGGAGGCGGAGCCCTCGCGGCCGCCCTGATCGGTGTCGTGACCGCTGGGCTCGCCCTTCGAGCGTACGGCGCGTTCGATGCCGAGATCGCGGGATCCGTCATTTTCGCCGGGGTGACGCTACTCTGGTTTTCTCTGGGCGTCTTCCTTTTCATGCTGGGATTGGTGGCGCAGGTGGCGGTGAGCACGAAGCAGAGAGCCGGGCGGGATCCGGGCCCCCTTCTACACGAGGTCCACACATGA